A single Campylobacter concisus DNA region contains:
- a CDS encoding 5-(carboxyamino)imidazole ribonucleotide mutase, translating into MKFVSIIMGSKSDYDIVSEAAKTLEKFGVKYELIISSAHRSPKRTSEYVANAEKKGAKVFIAAAGMAAHLAGAIAANTTKPVIGIPMAGSALSGVDALYSTVQMPSGMPVATLAIGKAGAINAAYLAVQILALEDEGLASALKADREAKIKALEEDSSKVEVIL; encoded by the coding sequence ATGAAATTTGTTTCTATTATAATGGGAAGTAAGAGTGACTATGATATCGTTAGCGAGGCGGCAAAAACTCTTGAAAAATTTGGTGTAAAATATGAACTAATAATCAGCTCAGCTCACAGAAGTCCAAAAAGAACAAGCGAGTACGTCGCAAATGCTGAGAAAAAGGGTGCAAAAGTCTTTATCGCAGCTGCAGGTATGGCAGCTCACTTAGCTGGAGCGATCGCTGCAAACACAACAAAACCAGTGATCGGCATACCAATGGCCGGCTCAGCTTTAAGCGGCGTTGACGCACTTTACTCAACGGTACAAATGCCAAGTGGTATGCCAGTGGCAACTCTAGCTATCGGCAAGGCTGGTGCTATAAATGCAGCTTATTTGGCGGTGCAAATTTTAGCTCTTGAAGATGAGGGGCTAGCAAGTGCTCTAAAAGCCGATAGAGAGGCAAAGATAAAGGCCTTAGAGGAAGACTCTTCAAAGGTTGAAGTGATACTGTAA
- a CDS encoding Nif3-like dinuclear metal center hexameric protein yields the protein MKIAEIYKILDEICPFVSQEGWDNSGLQVGSFDSEFERIYLSLDLDSELLQSVLPNSLIITHHPLIFKGLKCLDYSLYPSSLIREMMIKNISLVSLHTNADLAFLNEKFVTQVLGLEISSKEGFLIYADVKMKFAELCKFVKEKLGLENLRAVHAKDEISKICICTGSGADLIQEVKADAFLTGDLKYHQALYAKEKGLNLIDINHYESERYFSDFLAKYLQNLKIEVIISNSKNPFTYC from the coding sequence ATGAAAATAGCTGAAATTTATAAAATCTTAGATGAAATTTGCCCATTTGTGAGCCAAGAGGGCTGGGATAATAGCGGCCTGCAAGTTGGCTCATTTGACAGCGAATTTGAGCGAATTTATCTAAGCCTTGATCTTGATAGTGAGCTTTTGCAAAGTGTCTTGCCAAACTCGCTCATTATTACACATCATCCGCTCATTTTTAAAGGGCTAAAGTGCCTAGATTACAGCCTCTATCCAAGCTCGCTCATAAGAGAGATGATGATAAAAAACATCTCGCTCGTCTCGCTTCACACAAATGCTGATCTTGCCTTTTTAAATGAAAAATTTGTGACGCAGGTTTTGGGGCTTGAAATTTCAAGCAAAGAGGGCTTTTTGATCTACGCTGATGTGAAGATGAAATTTGCTGAGCTTTGTAAATTTGTAAAAGAAAAACTTGGGTTAGAAAATTTAAGAGCCGTTCATGCAAAAGATGAAATTTCTAAAATTTGTATCTGCACTGGAAGCGGCGCAGATCTCATCCAAGAGGTCAAAGCAGACGCCTTTTTAACGGGCGATCTAAAGTATCACCAAGCCCTTTATGCAAAGGAAAAAGGACTAAATTTGATCGACATAAATCACTATGAAAGCGAGCGTTATTTTAGTGATTTTTTAGCAAAATATTTGCAAAATCTAAAAATTGAAGTTATAATAAGCAATTCTAAAAACCCATTTACATATTGCTAA
- a CDS encoding histidinol phosphate phosphatase, with protein sequence MTVDLHNHTPLCKHAVGKPREYVQNAIKAGTKYFGFSDHAPMNYDEAYRMSFDEMQGYEDKILRLRDEFSGEIEILLGYEMDFLDGFMDERVFSRKVDYLIGSVHFFNGWAFDNPEFIGGYKGKDLDQIWQEYFDHVERSAKLGKFDIMGHIDLLKLFKFLPKKDVRILAKNAVNAIKEADLVVEINAAGFRKPIGEQYPSVNLLELIAEKDITITFGSDAHTKEDIGKNGEICEQIARDLGYSKCAIFKNRDRELVKF encoded by the coding sequence ATGACCGTCGATCTTCACAACCATACGCCACTTTGCAAGCACGCAGTTGGCAAGCCAAGAGAGTATGTACAAAACGCAATAAAAGCTGGCACAAAATACTTTGGTTTTAGCGATCACGCCCCAATGAACTACGATGAAGCTTACAGAATGAGCTTTGATGAAATGCAAGGCTATGAAGATAAAATTTTACGTTTAAGAGATGAATTTAGCGGTGAGATAGAAATTTTGCTTGGCTATGAGATGGATTTTTTAGATGGTTTTATGGACGAGCGAGTTTTTAGTAGGAAGGTCGATTATCTAATAGGCTCTGTGCATTTTTTTAATGGCTGGGCATTTGATAATCCAGAATTTATCGGTGGCTACAAGGGCAAAGACTTGGATCAAATTTGGCAAGAGTATTTTGATCACGTAGAAAGATCGGCTAAGCTTGGCAAATTTGACATTATGGGACATATCGATCTTTTAAAACTTTTTAAATTTTTGCCAAAAAAGGATGTTAGAATTTTGGCTAAAAATGCAGTAAATGCGATAAAAGAAGCAGATTTAGTTGTTGAGATAAATGCCGCTGGCTTTAGAAAACCTATCGGCGAGCAATATCCAAGCGTAAATTTACTTGAACTAATAGCCGAAAAAGATATAACCATCACCTTTGGCTCAGACGCTCACACAAAAGAAGATATCGGTAAAAATGGTGAAATTTGCGAGCAAATAGCTAGAGATTTAGGTTATTCAAAATGTGCTATTTTTAAAAATAGAGATAGAGAATTAGTAAAATTTTAG
- a CDS encoding cytochrome C oxidase subunit II — MDSTTLAMLVFISVLMGAFLLFGVLWGIKNKQFEDYRKFLDGANLDDEDALNEAYELELRKKEALKKSKI, encoded by the coding sequence ATGGATAGCACGACACTTGCGATGCTAGTTTTTATCTCAGTTTTGATGGGGGCATTTTTACTTTTTGGCGTGCTTTGGGGGATAAAAAATAAGCAATTTGAGGACTACCGAAAATTTTTAGACGGAGCAAATTTGGACGATGAAGATGCACTAAATGAAGCTTATGAGCTAGAGCTTCGCAAAAAAGAAGCTCTAAAAAAGAGCAAAATCTAA
- a CDS encoding aminobenzoyl-glutamate transporter, with product MNKKNNSSILSFIENFGNKLPNPTMLFIYLSIITIIISFVLEKIGVGVSYQAIKDGQISQLNANVINLLSADSLRSFVSSVLKNFTSFYPLGVVFAIILGIGIADKSGLLSALMTKIALKSSKIWVTPIVIFLGVMSNVASSVGYVVLIPLGAILFAGFGRHPIAGLAAAFAGVSGGWSANLLIGTNDPMFAAFSMQAASVLNPDYVVLATANWHFMIASTFLIVFVGWFVTDKIVEPRLGKFDFLGDFSLQEHSEISAEQKRGLKFSLIALIVFVILLLVAILPSGSLFGAKGNESFMKSTFMHSIVVFMMLLFIVVGVAYGVGARTIKSSNDAIKFMEQSISELSGFLVLIFFAAQFTYLFNTSNIGLVLSVKGSIFLKEIGLTGLSLIIVFIFLIAFINLFIAVDSAKWAMMAPIFVPMFMNLGLSPELTQAAFRIGDSTTNIITPLMPFFVLIVAFMQKYNKELKIGSVVSIMLPYTVAFLISWTALMSFWYIFDLPLGPGAVIHYVK from the coding sequence ATGAATAAAAAAAACAATAGTTCAATCTTAAGTTTTATCGAAAATTTTGGTAACAAATTGCCAAATCCAACTATGCTTTTTATATATCTTTCGATTATTACGATAATAATATCGTTTGTATTAGAAAAGATTGGCGTTGGTGTAAGCTATCAGGCTATCAAAGATGGACAAATATCACAGCTTAATGCAAATGTTATAAATTTGCTTTCTGCTGATAGCCTTAGATCTTTTGTTTCGTCTGTGCTTAAAAATTTTACTAGTTTTTATCCTTTGGGAGTAGTCTTTGCAATTATTCTAGGTATTGGTATTGCAGACAAGTCTGGACTTTTATCAGCACTTATGACAAAGATTGCCTTAAAATCTTCTAAAATATGGGTAACTCCAATCGTTATTTTTCTTGGCGTAATGTCAAATGTTGCTTCCTCAGTTGGCTATGTTGTACTAATCCCGCTCGGAGCTATTTTATTTGCTGGATTTGGTCGCCATCCAATTGCTGGACTAGCTGCTGCTTTTGCTGGTGTTAGCGGTGGCTGGTCGGCAAATTTATTAATCGGTACAAATGACCCGATGTTTGCGGCATTTTCTATGCAAGCAGCTAGCGTGTTAAATCCAGATTATGTGGTACTAGCAACTGCAAATTGGCACTTTATGATAGCTTCAACATTTTTGATCGTATTTGTTGGCTGGTTTGTAACGGATAAAATCGTAGAGCCTAGGCTTGGCAAATTTGATTTTTTAGGTGATTTTAGCTTACAAGAGCATAGCGAGATAAGTGCAGAGCAAAAACGTGGCTTAAAATTTTCGCTAATAGCGTTGATTGTTTTTGTGATTTTACTGCTTGTGGCTATTTTGCCTTCAGGCTCTTTATTTGGAGCAAAAGGCAATGAAAGCTTTATGAAATCTACTTTTATGCATTCTATTGTTGTTTTTATGATGTTACTTTTTATAGTGGTAGGCGTAGCTTACGGTGTAGGTGCTAGGACTATAAAAAGCAGTAATGACGCCATAAAATTTATGGAGCAATCTATTTCTGAGCTATCAGGATTTTTGGTTTTGATATTTTTTGCAGCCCAGTTTACATATCTTTTTAATACCTCAAATATTGGGCTAGTGCTTTCTGTAAAAGGTTCTATTTTTCTAAAAGAGATCGGGTTAACTGGACTTAGCCTTATCATAGTTTTTATTTTCTTGATCGCTTTTATAAATTTATTTATAGCTGTTGATTCTGCAAAGTGGGCGATGATGGCTCCGATTTTTGTACCAATGTTTATGAATCTTGGACTCTCGCCAGAGCTTACACAGGCTGCTTTTAGAATAGGCGACTCTACTACAAATATCATAACGCCTTTGATGCCATTTTTTGTTTTGATAGTAGCTTTTATGCAAAAATACAATAAAGAGTTAAAAATCGGATCAGTAGTTTCTATTATGCTTCCTTATACGGTTGCATTTTTAATTTCTTGGACAGCATTAATGTCGTTTTGGTACATTTTTGATCTACCGCTAGGACCTGGTGCAGTTATACACTATGTAAAGTAA
- a CDS encoding 3-deoxy-D-manno-octulosonic acid transferase yields the protein MIIIYYFLASILYLFGAIFLFFLSFKKKYHKSIPARFFLFNNPRFQDADVHFHACSFGEVQALKPLMQKFYSKAISVVTNTGFEAASKICSNARFLPFEIFLPFWLKKSKILVIFEAELWLMLVFMAKLKGSRVILINARISDRSYKGYLKFSFFYRYLFKFIDKIYAQSELDKERLKSLGAGKIEVVGNIKAAFLPSMSKIYEKPKARVIVLASTHTGEEEMILDNLDLRENDLLIIAPRHPERFAEVEKIAANYAKKHDFSFAKFSKTHKFEAKVNLLDTLGELVNIYAISDIVVLGGSFLPNIGGHNPIECAQFNPVIISGEFIFNQKALFSLVENIYIVKASEIGGIIDSDAKKSKIAVHASADAIIEDIRSTL from the coding sequence GTGATAATAATATATTACTTTCTAGCCTCAATACTCTATCTCTTTGGGGCTATCTTTTTATTTTTTTTAAGTTTTAAAAAAAAGTATCATAAGTCGATTCCAGCACGTTTTTTTCTATTTAATAATCCTAGATTTCAAGATGCAGATGTGCATTTTCACGCTTGTTCGTTTGGTGAAGTGCAAGCACTTAAACCTTTGATGCAAAAATTTTATAGCAAAGCCATAAGTGTGGTGACAAATACTGGCTTTGAAGCGGCAAGTAAAATTTGCTCTAACGCGAGATTTTTACCGTTTGAAATTTTTTTGCCGTTTTGGCTAAAAAAGAGCAAAATTTTAGTTATTTTTGAGGCTGAGCTTTGGCTTATGCTAGTTTTCATGGCAAAGCTAAAAGGCAGCCGTGTGATATTAATAAATGCGAGAATTTCAGACAGAAGCTATAAAGGTTACTTGAAATTTAGCTTTTTCTATAGATATCTTTTTAAATTTATAGATAAAATTTATGCCCAAAGTGAGCTTGATAAAGAGAGGCTAAAGTCGCTTGGAGCAGGCAAAATAGAGGTCGTTGGCAACATAAAAGCTGCGTTTTTGCCAAGCATGAGTAAAATTTATGAAAAGCCAAAAGCTAGAGTGATCGTGCTAGCAAGCACGCATACAGGCGAAGAAGAGATGATTTTAGATAATTTAGATTTAAGAGAAAACGATCTTTTGATCATCGCGCCACGACATCCTGAGAGGTTTGCAGAGGTTGAAAAGATTGCAGCCAACTACGCTAAAAAGCATGACTTTAGCTTTGCGAAATTTAGCAAGACGCATAAATTTGAAGCTAAAGTAAATTTACTTGACACTTTAGGCGAGCTTGTAAATATCTATGCCATTAGCGATATAGTTGTGCTTGGAGGCAGTTTTTTGCCAAATATCGGTGGGCATAATCCAATCGAGTGCGCACAGTTTAACCCAGTGATAATAAGTGGCGAGTTTATATTTAACCAAAAGGCATTATTTAGCCTAGTTGAAAACATCTATATCGTAAAAGCTAGCGAGATCGGCGGCATAATAGATAGTGACGCTAAAAAGAGCAAGATCGCCGTGCATGCCAGTGCTGATGCGATCATAGAAGATATAAGGAGCACTTTATGA
- a CDS encoding glycine--tRNA ligase subunit alpha produces MTFSQIILTLQNYWQEQGCVILQPYDMPAGAGTYHQATFLRSLGPKPWATAYVAPSRRPTDGRYGENPNRLGAYYQFQVLIKPSPENIQELYLKSLEKLGLNLKNHDIRFVEDNWESPTLGAWGLGWEVWLDGMEVTQFTYFQQVGGIACELISGEITYGLERLAMYLQDVNSVYDIVWDDRDGSIVTYADVHKQGEYEWSKYNFEVANVDMLFSQFENAFNECKRCLEAKISLPAYDYCMLAAHTFNVLDARGAISVTQRQDYILKIRELAKECALTYKESLEQK; encoded by the coding sequence ATGACATTTTCACAAATAATATTAACCCTTCAAAACTATTGGCAAGAGCAAGGTTGCGTTATACTTCAGCCATACGACATGCCAGCAGGTGCGGGCACCTATCACCAAGCGACTTTTTTAAGAAGCCTCGGACCAAAGCCGTGGGCTACTGCATACGTTGCCCCATCTCGCCGCCCGACTGACGGTAGGTACGGCGAAAACCCAAACCGCCTAGGCGCTTATTATCAGTTTCAGGTGCTCATTAAACCAAGCCCGGAAAATATACAAGAGCTTTATCTAAAAAGCCTTGAAAAGCTCGGGTTAAATTTGAAAAATCACGACATCCGCTTCGTCGAGGATAACTGGGAGAGCCCGACGCTAGGCGCTTGGGGGCTAGGCTGGGAGGTCTGGCTGGACGGTATGGAGGTGACGCAGTTTACGTATTTTCAACAAGTGGGTGGCATCGCATGCGAGCTGATCTCTGGTGAGATAACATACGGCCTTGAACGTTTGGCCATGTATCTCCAAGACGTAAATAGTGTCTACGACATCGTTTGGGATGACAGGGATGGAAGCATCGTAACATACGCCGATGTGCATAAGCAAGGCGAGTACGAGTGGAGTAAATATAACTTTGAAGTAGCAAATGTCGATATGCTTTTTAGCCAGTTTGAAAATGCATTTAACGAGTGCAAACGCTGCTTAGAGGCTAAAATTTCACTGCCAGCTTACGACTACTGCATGCTTGCGGCTCACACATTTAACGTCCTTGATGCGCGTGGGGCGATAAGTGTTACACAAAGGCAAGACTACATCCTAAAAATCCGCGAGCTGGCCAAAGAGTGTGCGCTAACTTATAAAGAGAGCCTAGAACAAAAGTAA
- a CDS encoding AraC family transcriptional regulator, producing MKIINLEDSFEIYGVKTRTKNEDEIGGKGKIPALWSKFMSEHYDGKSEIYSVYCNYESDLNGHYDNFIGTRLSHKSDKILEIKSGKYAVFSFAREPQNIAKFWGEIWKYFESSELKRAYETDFELYGSDEIKIFISILG from the coding sequence ATGAAGATTATAAATTTAGAGGATAGCTTTGAAATTTACGGAGTAAAAACTCGCACTAAAAATGAAGATGAGATAGGCGGCAAGGGTAAAATTCCAGCTTTATGGTCTAAATTTATGAGTGAGCACTACGATGGCAAGAGTGAAATTTATAGCGTTTACTGCAACTATGAAAGCGATCTGAATGGACATTACGATAACTTCATCGGCACAAGATTAAGCCACAAAAGTGATAAAATTTTAGAGATAAAAAGTGGCAAATATGCCGTTTTTAGTTTTGCAAGAGAGCCACAAAACATAGCAAAATTTTGGGGTGAAATTTGGAAATATTTTGAAAGTAGTGAGCTAAAAAGAGCCTATGAAACAGACTTTGAGCTTTACGGCAGCGACGAGATAAAAATTTTTATATCTATTTTAGGTTAG
- a CDS encoding chemotaxis protein, whose amino-acid sequence MTQEELDALMAGGLDDELDDAKEDAGQEVADVKEDTDEVTEVAEAIDTKDEPQSKSESNSKNAENYRVSADGVWPPPPPTEDHKMVHQLDDVTRDSEEKATQMFDKLETINNFFMDAESDSNSLKDAINSNIELFTTLSQKFPNIAAFSEALEKNNALLGTIDNIIGNLQMGQDEIMMAMDMMQYQDIHRQKIERVINVMRALSKYMNTLFEGKIDDEKRVGSAVHIAGDTTTENLVSNDDIEALIESLGKK is encoded by the coding sequence ATGACCCAAGAGGAACTTGACGCACTTATGGCAGGTGGGCTAGATGATGAGTTAGATGATGCTAAAGAAGATGCTGGCCAAGAGGTTGCGGACGTCAAAGAGGATACGGACGAGGTAACAGAAGTTGCAGAAGCAATCGATACTAAAGATGAGCCACAGTCAAAATCAGAAAGTAATTCAAAGAATGCGGAAAACTACAGAGTAAGTGCAGATGGTGTTTGGCCACCACCACCGCCAACGGAAGATCACAAAATGGTTCATCAGCTTGACGATGTAACAAGAGATAGCGAAGAAAAAGCTACTCAGATGTTTGACAAGCTTGAGACGATAAATAACTTTTTTATGGACGCTGAGAGTGACTCAAATAGCCTAAAAGATGCGATAAACTCAAACATCGAGCTATTTACGACGCTAAGCCAGAAATTTCCAAATATTGCCGCATTTAGCGAAGCTTTGGAGAAAAACAACGCACTTCTTGGTACGATTGATAACATCATCGGAAATTTACAAATGGGACAAGATGAGATCATGATGGCTATGGATATGATGCAGTATCAAGACATTCATAGACAAAAGATCGAGCGTGTTATCAATGTTATGAGAGCACTTAGCAAATATATGAATACCTTGTTTGAAGGTAAAATCGACGATGAAAAACGTGTGGGATCTGCTGTTCACATCGCAGGAGATACAACGACTGAAAACCTTGTTAGCAACGATGATATCGAAGCTTTAATAGAAAGCCTGGGTAAAAAATAG
- a CDS encoding type I glutamate--ammonia ligase: MGKFVQSVDHFFDFCKENEVKFVDFRFTDLGGAWHSISYNIKAVTKDHFTHGIPMDASSMHGWQPIDKSDMLMKPEATTAFLDPFTSDITIVVFCDIFDIYKGQIYEKCPRSIAKRAMQYVKDSGLGDEAYFGPENEFFVFDNVKIIDSPNCAMYQVDSEEGEWNDAADFKDSYNTGHRPRRKGGYLMTQPIDSMVDLRAEMMQVLEQVGLEVFLGHHEVAQGQGEIGVKFGNLVEAADNVQIYKYVVRMVAHLNGKTVTFMPKPLYGDNGSGMHVHQSVWKDGKNLFYKEGGYANLSDFARYYIGGVLKHARSVAAFTNPSTNSYKRLIPGFEAPSILTYSSQNRSASIRIPYGAGENSVRAEMRFPDSTANPYLAFSAMLMAGLDGVKHKYEPVGPMDENLFKLHLDEIRERGIEQLPHTLRGSLEALIRDNEYLKPIMSDDFIDTYQHVKFETQVWPYEARPTAYEFKTCFSC, from the coding sequence ATGGGAAAATTTGTCCAAAGCGTAGATCATTTTTTTGATTTTTGTAAAGAAAATGAAGTCAAATTTGTAGATTTTAGATTTACTGACTTAGGCGGTGCATGGCACAGCATAAGCTACAATATAAAAGCAGTTACAAAAGATCATTTTACACACGGCATACCGATGGATGCTAGCTCTATGCATGGCTGGCAGCCGATAGATAAAAGCGATATGCTAATGAAACCAGAAGCTACTACTGCCTTTTTAGACCCATTTACCTCAGATATCACAATAGTCGTTTTTTGCGACATTTTTGACATATACAAAGGTCAAATTTATGAAAAATGCCCTCGCTCAATTGCCAAAAGAGCAATGCAATATGTAAAAGACAGTGGGCTTGGTGATGAGGCATATTTTGGTCCTGAGAATGAATTTTTTGTATTTGATAACGTCAAAATCATTGATAGCCCAAACTGCGCGATGTATCAAGTAGATAGCGAAGAAGGCGAGTGGAACGACGCTGCAGACTTCAAAGACAGCTACAACACAGGTCACCGTCCACGCAGAAAAGGCGGCTACTTGATGACTCAACCAATTGATAGCATGGTAGATCTAAGAGCTGAAATGATGCAAGTTCTAGAGCAAGTTGGACTTGAAGTATTCCTAGGACACCATGAAGTTGCCCAAGGACAAGGTGAGATCGGTGTAAAATTTGGTAATCTAGTTGAAGCTGCCGATAATGTCCAAATTTATAAATATGTAGTTCGCATGGTAGCTCATTTAAACGGCAAAACTGTTACATTTATGCCAAAACCGCTCTATGGCGACAACGGCAGCGGCATGCACGTGCACCAGTCAGTTTGGAAAGATGGCAAAAATTTATTTTATAAAGAGGGCGGATATGCGAATTTAAGCGACTTTGCGAGGTACTACATCGGCGGAGTTTTAAAACACGCAAGAAGTGTCGCAGCTTTTACAAACCCTAGCACAAACAGCTATAAACGTCTAATTCCAGGCTTTGAAGCACCGTCTATCCTGACATACTCTAGCCAAAACCGCTCAGCTAGCATACGTATACCTTATGGTGCAGGCGAAAACTCAGTAAGAGCTGAGATGAGATTTCCTGATAGTACAGCAAACCCTTATCTAGCCTTTTCAGCAATGCTAATGGCGGGGCTTGACGGCGTTAAACACAAATACGAGCCAGTTGGTCCGATGGATGAAAATTTATTTAAACTTCATCTTGATGAGATCAGAGAGCGTGGTATCGAACAGCTACCACACACACTTCGCGGTAGCTTAGAAGCACTAATTCGCGATAACGAATATCTAAAACCAATAATGTCTGATGATTTCATCGACACATATCAGCACGTGAAATTTGAAACTCAGGTTTGGCCTTATGAAGCACGTCCAACCGCTTATGAGTTTAAAACTTGTTTCTCTTGCTAA
- a CDS encoding DNA polymerase III subunit gamma/tau encodes MQALALKYRPRNFDELIGQEAVSKSLIHALDEGRISHAYLFSGLRGSGKTSSARIFSKALVCEKGPTSKPCEVCPQCIMANESRHMDIIEMDAASHRKIDDIRELIEQTKYAPAMARYKIFIIDEVHMLTKEAFNALLKTLEEPPSYVKFILATTDPLKLPTTVLSRTQHFRFKQISRYSIIKHLEFILSKEGISYEKEALEILARSGGGSLRDTLTLLDQAIIYGANNVTANGVASMLGLLDPEKIEEIITHVLNHDKNAIRVLVSELESYDPEMIIDEILANLKQKFIENDSKISLLVYERFFRILAQAKGMLNVSSDNGFVLMLMLFMMIEALNLQDIDDAINEVISKNNENSTQITEVSTQKSQVAPAKMQGPYELFLTKIYDRNYDLGEFFKEFVEFSFFNNNELGLIVNAKDENLEYFKKNWKILNEILRTLFGQNAKIVNAKSDEQKAQTKTPKASLENNEKSELDELDEEISRLNANNIETKNEPKTEIKSELQNEKNNFALMLNKEPKTPEELQRQREQGALKEANRLFGEPTIES; translated from the coding sequence TTGCAAGCACTAGCTTTAAAATATCGCCCTAGAAATTTTGACGAACTTATCGGTCAAGAAGCCGTTAGTAAAAGTCTGATACACGCACTTGATGAAGGTCGCATAAGCCATGCATATCTATTTTCAGGACTTAGAGGAAGTGGTAAAACTTCAAGTGCCAGGATATTTTCAAAAGCTTTAGTGTGCGAAAAAGGACCTACCTCAAAACCATGTGAAGTATGCCCACAATGCATAATGGCAAATGAGTCAAGGCATATGGACATCATCGAAATGGACGCAGCTAGCCACAGAAAGATAGATGACATAAGAGAGCTAATAGAGCAAACAAAATATGCTCCAGCAATGGCAAGATATAAAATTTTTATAATCGATGAAGTGCATATGCTAACCAAAGAGGCATTTAATGCTCTTTTAAAAACGCTTGAAGAGCCACCAAGCTATGTAAAATTTATTCTAGCGACGACTGATCCATTAAAACTCCCAACAACGGTGCTTTCAAGAACGCAGCATTTTAGGTTTAAGCAAATAAGCAGATACAGCATCATTAAACATCTTGAGTTTATTTTAAGCAAAGAAGGCATTAGCTACGAAAAAGAGGCGCTTGAAATTTTAGCAAGAAGTGGCGGAGGATCGCTAAGAGATACTTTGACACTTCTTGATCAAGCTATAATTTACGGGGCAAATAATGTCACGGCAAATGGCGTAGCATCGATGTTAGGGCTTCTTGATCCAGAAAAGATCGAAGAGATAATAACTCATGTTTTAAATCACGATAAAAATGCCATTAGAGTGCTCGTAAGCGAACTTGAAAGCTATGATCCTGAGATGATAATAGATGAAATTTTGGCAAATTTAAAGCAAAAATTTATAGAAAACGACTCAAAAATTTCACTACTTGTTTATGAGAGATTTTTTAGGATTTTGGCACAAGCTAAAGGTATGCTAAATGTAAGTAGCGACAATGGCTTTGTGCTAATGCTAATGCTTTTTATGATGATAGAAGCGCTAAATTTACAAGATATCGATGATGCTATAAATGAAGTGATCTCAAAAAATAACGAAAATTCCACTCAAATCACAGAAGTCAGCACTCAAAAAAGCCAAGTAGCTCCTGCCAAGATGCAAGGTCCATACGAACTCTTCTTAACAAAAATTTATGATAGAAATTACGATCTTGGCGAGTTTTTTAAAGAATTTGTAGAATTTAGCTTCTTTAATAACAATGAGCTTGGACTGATAGTAAATGCAAAAGATGAAAATCTTGAATATTTTAAGAAAAATTGGAAAATCTTAAACGAGATATTGCGTACGCTTTTTGGACAAAATGCGAAGATAGTAAATGCAAAGAGCGATGAGCAAAAGGCGCAAACCAAGACGCCTAAAGCCTCTTTAGAAAATAATGAAAAAAGCGAATTAGACGAGCTTGACGAGGAAATTTCAAGATTAAATGCAAATAACATTGAAACTAAAAATGAGCCAAAAACCGAGATAAAAAGCGAGCTTCAAAACGAAAAAAATAACTTTGCTTTGATGCTAAATAAAGAGCCAAAAACGCCAGAAGAGCTTCAAAGGCAAAGAGAACAAGGGGCTCTAAAAGAGGCCAATAGACTTTTTGGCGAGCCAACGATTGAGAGCTAA